One Helianthus annuus cultivar XRQ/B unplaced genomic scaffold, HanXRQr2.0-SUNRISE HanXRQChr00c001, whole genome shotgun sequence genomic window carries:
- the LOC118489675 gene encoding uncharacterized protein LOC118489675 translates to MIIHGNIASFKLGLDENWRTKIEDFEWAVILAPDKKDETLYKRTYFESEYHVDPEYANTGKLKRESDVYSFGVVLLEIICGRQARDQIYLKESDKGLVHVARKNFRNGTIEGMIDPTLKEDTDKKSCIPNRGANKDSLHIFLKVANQCVSETQDQRPTMKVVLNKLEKALVFQEEQVQQLGKDQVVDKLEKARHEIPVGKNLEHLKIPLTHIQSATHYFSKKYRISNFEDGYTFYRAELEHYDKENPSSKRHNTVVIKRYPPSGNEFYGETEFLIEIEILSGGVKHPNIVNLLGFCFEESEMILVIDNFSNGFLGENLGNIKDKRLLNWENRLKICIEVAHALRYIHYEMEDQKMIINRDICSYNIGLDENFGAKIINFSWSVFLPPNQDNEALYPKIRIDRPSYRDPQYEKTGKLKRESDVYGFGVVLFEILCGRLAYDPIYKKESDKGLAFVARRSFSIGTLEEMIDPILKEGIGEIKFVLNRGPNKDSLHTFITIAHQCVAETQDQRPTMKVVVKELEKALFFQNNNKDNPKMSLEDIKRVTQNFHDDNFIGGGGFGKVYKGNLQDGDGFKTIVAKRLDTRFGQGEQQFFSELQILLDYKHENVIGLVGYCDETDEKVLIYEYLSKGSLDRYLNHTSLTWVKRLNICIDVARALDFLHGGVGKQAKVIHRDIKTENILLNNDWKAKLADFGLSLICSINQETDYIIDHACGTKGYVDPLYRQSGFLTIESDIYSFGVVLFEILCGRSTFEIQKREGHYLPDFIEKSFKEGKHGEVVFKQIREHIVPKSLITFQEVAYQCLHLEREKRPTTKKVLMQLKKALVFQNMASTMNQFAHLQIPLEAVAKATNNFHHDNIIEHGGVGIAYKGRLLWSGRLMEIIARRFDCKHVDGDLEFLAEISALSDLKHKNLVSVIGFCDEIDEKIIVTMYEANGSLGQYLNSLNLTWKQILRICLGVARALSYLHYDKGRDYAILHCNINSNTILLDGNWETKLSGFEFSIKQSVNDKDQVCPCEHTGTFGCVDPAIEKTGGVTHKSDIYSFGVVLFEILCERKALIHNEVDRFLAQLAKHHYEKGTLHDIIHPPLLNQILSPKSLLIYSKVAYSCLNDDRAHRPDMHHIVAKLEKALELQLRHENIENTLGHFKIHLNDIKSATNNFSEAYTIASSDDDYTLYRAELHSFGKENPSSEKGKNIGEHPKAHNIVVIKRYTSGNEWYGEKELYTEIEMLTSVKHPNIVTLIGFCVEDSEMIIVTENVSNGYLDGYLGNVNDMRILTWEKRLKICIDIAHALEYLHSEMEDQKTIIHRDICSYSIGLDETWGAKIFAFWWSVFLPPNQEDEALYINWLGRPSYIDPEYEKTNKLKRESDVYSFGVVLFEILCGRRAYDPIYKKEIDKGLGPILCTHL, encoded by the exons ATGATAATACATGGCAATATAGCTAGCTTCAAACTTGGGTTGGACGAGAACTGGCGGACAAAGATTGAGGATTTTGAATGGGCAGTAATCTTGGCCCCCGATAAAAAAGATGAAACTCTGTATAAAAGAACATATTTTGAGTCAGAGTACCACGTGGATCCAGAATATGCGAATACTGGGAAGCTAAAAAGAGAGTCGGACGTGTATAGCTTTGGTGTAGTTTTGCTTGAGATTATATGTGGAAGGCAGGCTCGTGACCAAATTTACCTTAAGGAGAGTGACAAAGGGCTCGTTCATGTGGCTAGAAAAAACTTCCGTAATGGAACAATAGAAGGCATGATAGATCCTACACTAAAGGAAGACACCGATAAAAAGAGTTGTATTCCAAATAGAGGAGCAAACAAGGATTCTTTGCACATATTTCTAAAAGTTGCAAATCAGTGTGTGTCAGAGACTCAAGACCAACGCCCAACAATGAAAGTTGTTCTCAATAAACTTGAGAAAGCATTGGTCTTTCAG GAGGAGCAAGTACAACAATTGGGTAAGGATCAAGTTGTCGACAAACTTGAGAAAGCAAGGCATGAAATTCCT GTGGGGAAGAACTTGGAACACTTGAAGATTCCTCTCACTCATATTCAATCAGCAACCCATTATTTCTCAAAGAAATACAGAATTTCAAATTTCGAAGATGGCTATACTTTCTACAGAGCAGAACTCGAGCATTATGATAAAGAGAATCCATCATCCAAGAGACACAACACTGTAGTTATCAAACGCTACCCCCCTTCTGGAAATGAGTTCTATGGAGAAACAGAGTTTCTCATAGAAATAGAAATTCTTTCCGGTGGAGTTAAGCATCCCAACATAGTCAATCTGCTTGGATTTTGTTTTGAAGAGTCTGAGATGATCCTTGTCATTGACAATTTTTCTAATGGATTTCTTGGTGAGAATTTGGGAAACATCAAAGACAAGCGTCTTTTGAATTGGGAAAACCGTTTGAAAATATGCATTGAGGTTGCACACGCATTAAGGTACATTCACTATGAGATGGAAGACCAGAAGATGATAATAAACCGTGATATATGCAGTTACAACATTGGGTTGGACGAGAATTTTGGGGCAAAGATTATTAATTTTTCGTGGTCTGTATTCCTGCCTCCAAATCAAGATAACGAAGCTCTCTATCCCAAAATTCGTATTGACAGACCAAGCTACAGAGATCCACAGTATGAGAAGACTGGTAAGTTGAAAAGAGAATCAGATGTTTATGGTTTCGGAGTAGTCTTGTTTGAAATTCTATGTGGGAGATTAGCCTATGACCCAATTTACAAGAAGGAGAGTGACAAAGGGCTGGCTTTTGTGGCAAGACGAAGCTTCAGCATAGGAACACTAGAAGAGATGATAGATCCTATATTAAAGGAAGGAATTGGTGAAATCAAATTTGTTCTAAATAGAGGACCCAACAAGGATTCTTTGCACACGTTTATTACAATTGCACACCAGTGTGTGGCAGAAACTCAAGACCAACGCCCAACAATGAAAGTCGTAGTCAAGGAACTTGAAAAAGCATTATTCTTTCAA AACAACAACAAGGATAACCCCAAAATGTCACTTGAAGACATAAAACGGGTGACACAAAACTTTCATGATGACAATTTCATCGGTGGGGGAGGATTCGGTAAAGTCTATAAAGGAAACCTTCAAGATGGAGATGGATTTAAAACCATTGTTGCAAAGCGATTGGATACAAGGTTTGGTCAAGGAGAACAACAATTCTTTAGTGAGCTCCAAATTCTTTTGGATTATAAACATGAGAATGTCATTGGTCTTGTAGGCTACTGTGATGAAACTGATGAAAAAGTCCTTATCTATGAGTATTTGTCCAAGGGAAGTCTTGATAGGTATTTGAATCATACTTCTCTTACATGGGTGAAACGACTTAATATATGCATTGATGTTGCAAGAGCGTTGGATTTCCTACACGGAGGAGTAGGAAAACAAGCAAAGGTGATACATAGGGACATCAAAACTGAGAACATCCTGTTAAACAATGATTGGAAAGCAAAACTGGCTGATTTTGGGCTTTCGCTAATATGTTCAATAAATCAGGAAACAGACTATATTATCGATCATGCGTGTGGCACAAAAGGATACGTGGACCCACTTTATAGACAATCGGGATTCCTAACCATAGAATCCGATATTTACTCGTTTGGTGTTGTTTTATTTGAGATTTTGTGCGGGAGATCAACGTTTGAAATCCAAAAACGTGAGGGCCACTATCTACCAGATTTCATTGAAAAAAGTTTTAAAGAAGGAAAGCATGGTGAGGTGGTGTTCAAACAAATAAGGGAACATATCGTGCCTAAATCACTAATTACATTTCAAGAGGTTGCCTACCAATGCCTACATCTTGAGAGAGAAAAACGGCCGACAACAAAAAAAGTTTTGATGCAACTTAAGAAAGCATTGGTATTTCAA AACATGGCATCAACAATGAACCAGTTTGCTCACTTACAAATCCCACTTGAAGCTGTGGCGAAGGCCACCAACAACTTTCATCATGATAACATCATCGAACATGGTGGAGTTGGTATTGCATATAAAGGACGACTCTTGTGGTCTGGGAGGTTGATGGAGATCATTGCACGGAGATTTGATTGTAAGCATGTGGATGGAGACCTCGAGTTCTTGGCAGAAATTTCAGCGCTTTCTGATCTCAAGCATAAAAATCTGGTCTCTGTTATTGGGTTTTGTGATGAGATAGATGAAAAGATCATTGTAACCATGTATGAGGCCAATGGAAGTCTAGGGCAGTATTTAAACAGCCTGAACCTCACATGGAAGCAAATATTGAGGATATGTCTAGGTGTGGCTCGTGCGTTGAGTTACTTACATTATGACAAGGGACGTGATTATGCTATTCTACATTGTAACATCAATAGCAACACTATTTTGTTGGACGGTAATTGGGAAACCAAGTTATCCGGTTTTGAATTTTCCATCAAACAATCAGTAAACGATAAGGATCAGGTGTGCCCTTGTGAACACACTGGCACATTTGGGTGTGTGGACCCAGCAATTGAAAAGACGGGAGGTGTGACCCACAAGTCGGACATCTACTCATTCGGTGTTGTTTTATTCGAAATATTGTGTGAGAGGAAAGCGTTAATTCATAATGAGGTTGATAGGTTTCTAGCTCAGTTGGCCAAGCATCATTATGAAAAGGGAACATTGCATGATATAATCCATCCTCCTCTATTAAATCAAATATTGTCTCCGAAATCACTCCTCATATACTCAAAGGTAGCATATTCTTGCTTAAATGATGATCGAGCACACCGCCCAGATATGCACCATATTGTGGCTAAACTTGAGAAAGCATTGGAACTTCAGTTGCGTCATGAAAATATT GAAAACACGTTGGGGCACTTCAAGATTCATCTCAATGATATTAAATCAGCAACAAATAATTTTTCAGAGGCATACACAATTGCATCTTCGGATGATGATTATACTTTGTACAGAGCAGAACTCCACTCTTTTGGTAAAGAAAATCCTTCATCCGAAAAGGGGAAGAACATAGGAGAACATCCCAAGGCACACAACATTGTGGTTATAAAACGGTACACCTCTGGAAATGAGTGGTATGGAGAAAAAGAGCTTTATACAGAAATTGAGATGCTTACGAGTGTCAAGCATCCTAACATAGTCACTTTAATTGGATTTTGTGTTGAAGATTCTGAGATGATTATTGTCACTGAGAATGTTTCTAATGGATACCTTGATGGTTATTTGGGAAACGTCAATGATATGCGCATTTTGACATGGGAAAAGCGTTTGAAAATCTGCATTGATATCGCACACGCATTGGAGTACCTTCACTCTGAGATGGAAGACCAAAAGACGATAATACACCGTGATATATGTAGCTACAGCATTGGGTTGGATGAGACTTGGGGAGCAAAGATTTTTGCCTTTTGGTGGTCCGTATTCCTGCCTCCAAATCAAGAAGACGAAGCTCTCTATATAAACTGGCTTGGCAGACCTAGCTACATAGATCCAGAGTATGAGAAGACCAATAAGTTAAAAAGAGAATCAGATGTTTATAGTTTTGGAGTTGTATTGTTTGAGATTCTATGTGGGAGGAGAGCCTATGACCCAATTTACAAGAAGGAGATTGACAAAGGGCTCGGCCCT ATTCTTTGCACACATTTATGA
- the LOC118489674 gene encoding receptor-like protein kinase FERONIA, producing MTTTIPKFAHLLIPLEDVVKATHNFANDNIIGRGGLGHVYKGQLQRSGELIKISALRLDRKHGGGVVEFWTEVSMLSDLKHPNIVSIVGFCDEQHEKIIVTTYEAKNGSLKEHLSNPNLTWTQRLKICVGVARALSYLHYDEGRDYGVIHLNINSSTILLDENWEPKLSGFKVSIKQSLNRMDRVILSEPIGTIGYMDPEIEKTKGVTHKSDVYAFGVVLFEILCGRRAYIKTGENKFLAGLAKYHYENETIPDIIHPHLKNQMSKNQISLSSLRKYSKTAYSCLKEDRAHRPHMLSIADELQKAFEKALNFKPRPENFNNSLREKNYDYHIIMILNKLVLLIIFYNSLLVTVTKESYN from the exons ATGACAACAACAATTCCCAAGTTTGCTCACTTACTAATCCCACTTGAAGACGTAGTAAAGGCCACCCACAACTTTGCTAATGATAACATCATCGGACGCGGTGGATTGGGACATGTATACAAAGGACAACTCCAGCGGTCCGGAGAGTTGATCAAGATATCTGCGCTGAGGTTAGACCGTAAGCACGGTGGAGGAGTCGTCGAGTTCTGGACGGAAGTTTCAATGCTTTCAGATCTCAAGCATCCAAATATAGTCTCTATTGTCGGATTTTGTGATGAACAACATGAGAAGATCATTGTGACCACGTATGAGGCCAAAAATGGAAGTCTCAAGGAGCATCTAAGCAACCCGAACCTCACATGGACACAAAGATTGAAGATATGTGTAGGCGTGGCTCGTGCTTTGAGTTACCTCCATTATGATGAGGGACGCGACTATGGTGTTATACATCTTAACATCAATAGCTCGACAATTTTATTAGACGAGAACTGGGAACCCAAGTTATCCGGTTTTAAAGTTTCCATCAAACAATCGCTTAACCGAATGGACCGGGTTATCCTTTCTGAACCTATTGGCACAATAGGGTATATGGACCCAGAAATTGAAAAGACAAAAGGGGTGACCCACAAGTCGGACGTCTACGCATTTGGTGTGGTATTATTTGAAATATTGTGTGGGAGGAGAGCATATATTAAGACGGGGGAAAATAAGTTTCTAGCTGGATTGGCCAAGTATCATTATGAAAACGAAACGATTCCAGATATAATCCATCCACATCTAAAGAATCAAATGTCCAAAAATCAAATATCTCTAAGTTCACTCAGAAAATACTCAAAAACGGCATATTCTTGCTTAAAGGAAGATCGAGCACATCGCCCACACATGCTCAGTATTGCTGATGAACTTCAAAAAGCATTTGAGAAAGCATTAAACTTTAAGCCGCGACCTGAAAATTTT AACAACAGTTTAAGAGAAAAAAACTACGATTACCATATAATAATGATTTTAAACAAATTAGTATTGCTAATCATATTCTATAACTCGTTGTTAGTTACCGTTACAAAAGAAAGCtataattaa
- the LOC118489676 gene encoding uncharacterized protein LOC118489676 → MEKYREKKRDLHMVFIDLEKAYDSVPRRLIWDSWESRGVSGKYIDLIKDMYVRTKITVRAPVGDTDSFPVEEALPWCLLFADDIVLVADSKQSLNVSGVDNDEDFQITIDGQVVPQVNKFKWRAATGVLCDKRFPTKLKGKFYRVAIRPAMLYGTDCWAIKEVQARKMEVAEMRMLRWMCGHTRLDRIRNDVFRERLEVASISDKIKEGRLRCFGHVKRRQTIEPVRVVENLEVEGRRSRGRPKITWDERIRQDLQKLHLSENMVHDRSSWRYRIKVKDF, encoded by the exons ATGGAGAAGTATAGGGAGAAGAAACGGGACCTACACATGGTGTTCATTGATCTTGAAAAGGCCTATGACAGTGTGCCACGTAGACTGATTTGGGATAGTTGGGAGAGTAGAGGGGTTTCTGGGAAGTATATAGACTTAATTAAGGATATGTATGTTAGGACTAAGATTACTGTCCGAGCGCCTGTAGGGGATACTGATTCTTTCCCTGTGGAG GAGGCTCTTCCGTGGTGCCTGCTTTTCGCAGATGATATTGTGTTAGTTGCTGATAGTAAACAAAGCCTGAATGTGAG TGGAGTAGACAACGATGAGGACTTTCAGATCACCATTGACGGGCAAGTGGTTCCGCAGGTCAATAAGTTCAA GTGGAGAGCTGCCACTGGGGTATTGTGCGATAAGAGGTTCCCAACAAAATTGAAAGGGAAATTTTATAGGGTTGCAATTAGACCTGCTATGTTATACGGAACCGACTGTTGGGCCATTAAGGAAGTACAAGCACGCAAGATGGAGGTGGCAGAGATGAGAATGCTAAGATGGATGTGTGGGCACACAAGGTTAGACCGGATAAGAAACGATGTTTTTAGGGAGAGGTTAGAAGTAGCTAGTATATCAGATAAGATAAAGGAGGGAAGATTGAGGTGCTTTGGACATGTGAAGAGGAGGCAGACGATAGAGCCCGTTAGAGTGGTTGAAAATCTCGAGGTGGAAGGGAGGAGGAGTAGAGGCAGACCCAAAATTACTTGGGATGAGCGGATTAGGCaggatttgcaaaaattgcacctCTCTGAGAACATGGTCCATGATAGGAGCTCGTGGAGAtataggattaaggttaaggattTCTAG